From a single Loigolactobacillus coryniformis subsp. coryniformis KCTC 3167 = DSM 20001 genomic region:
- a CDS encoding sulfite exporter TauE/SafE family protein: MVIILLVSGAAAGLVSSIAGLASLVSYPVLLMLGVPPISANTTNTAALIFTGLGSSVSSIKELNSSHRTLWQVAVYVLVGSVIGSVLLVVAPAKTFTRVVPFLVFGAGVLMLWSQFHQSKILDAPKPAGRGVTFFKNLAILLVGVYIGYFGASAGMILLSILIVTLNKSFAVTNAIKNFTCLLANGLSLVIYAVTTKIYWWMVVPMGLGMFIGGYIGPVVIRHVPVRPLRIIIAFSAFGLAGYLFYTAYL, encoded by the coding sequence ATGGTAATTATTTTATTAGTCAGTGGTGCCGCTGCCGGATTAGTTTCTTCGATTGCGGGACTAGCTTCGTTAGTGTCATACCCGGTTTTATTGATGCTCGGCGTGCCACCGATCAGCGCTAACACCACAAATACGGCCGCGCTGATTTTTACCGGTTTAGGCTCCAGTGTTTCCTCGATAAAGGAACTGAATAGTAGTCACCGAACTTTGTGGCAAGTTGCGGTGTATGTGTTAGTGGGTAGCGTTATTGGCAGTGTTTTACTTGTTGTCGCGCCGGCAAAAACTTTTACACGGGTGGTACCATTCTTAGTTTTTGGCGCTGGTGTTTTGATGCTGTGGTCGCAATTTCACCAGTCAAAAATTCTAGATGCGCCTAAGCCCGCCGGTCGCGGGGTGACGTTTTTTAAAAATTTAGCGATTTTGTTAGTCGGTGTTTATATCGGTTATTTTGGCGCTTCAGCGGGGATGATCTTGTTATCGATTTTGATCGTCACGTTGAATAAATCATTTGCGGTCACCAATGCGATCAAAAACTTTACTTGTTTATTGGCCAATGGGTTATCGTTGGTGATCTATGCTGTTACTACTAAAATTTATTGGTGGATGGTGGTACCGATGGGGCTTGGTATGTTTATTGGCGGCTATATTGGACCAGTGGTCATTCGCCACGTGCCAGTACGGCCATTGCGCATTATTATTGCGTTTTCCGCATTTGGTTTGGCCGGCTATTTATTTTATACCGCGTATCTGTAA
- a CDS encoding MFS transporter → MSKRNILIVTCALLLSNAMSGLDSTIINTALPAIISDLHGLEMMGWIVAVFLLGTAVSTPLWSKLGEHIGNKRSYQLAALFFVVGSLLQGMAPNIVFLIIARTIAGIGNGGVVSLPYIIYARMYTNPRKRMQVLGFVSASYSTATIIGPLVGGFIVDAFTWHWVFYLNVPIGLLSALLVQIYYKKEKTVGRTKPVDYLGSILMTIGLTSLLAGIEMIGSASRLFVVIALVVAVVSLGSMVHFEKGVADPIIPSRLFKNRDLMIDFALFTIIWGAFVGFLIYSPMWAQGLLGTTALIGGATQIPSSFTNFIGSGSVAPLRKYFSPQKVLAFGIITLTIAFVLLMGGVKTPYWLLLVAGAFEGLGNGACFNELQVKVQQDAEQQDIPVATSFSFLIRMLSQTFTAAIFGLVMNNALRQGVTKSSGTITMKMMNKLSDATNIDSLPSHLLPQMRLILHHGLHNIMLLALILMLISLGINIWAQHLEKQAARKTAA, encoded by the coding sequence TTGTCAAAACGGAATATTTTAATCGTGACTTGCGCATTATTGTTATCGAATGCAATGAGTGGCTTGGACAGCACAATCATTAATACGGCGTTGCCAGCCATCATTTCCGATCTGCATGGGCTCGAAATGATGGGCTGGATCGTAGCCGTTTTCTTATTAGGTACAGCAGTCAGCACACCATTATGGAGCAAACTTGGTGAACATATCGGCAATAAACGCAGCTATCAGTTAGCGGCGTTGTTCTTTGTCGTAGGTTCGCTGTTGCAAGGGATGGCACCGAATATCGTTTTTCTGATCATTGCGCGGACGATTGCTGGCATTGGTAATGGTGGGGTCGTCTCGCTGCCTTACATTATCTACGCGCGAATGTACACTAATCCGCGCAAACGGATGCAGGTGCTGGGTTTCGTGTCGGCCAGTTACAGTACGGCCACGATCATTGGGCCGCTAGTCGGCGGCTTTATCGTCGATGCCTTTACCTGGCACTGGGTATTTTATCTCAATGTGCCGATTGGTTTGCTATCAGCGTTACTAGTACAAATTTATTACAAAAAAGAAAAAACGGTTGGTCGGACTAAGCCAGTTGATTACTTAGGTTCCATTTTAATGACGATCGGGCTAACTAGCCTATTGGCAGGTATTGAAATGATCGGCAGTGCCAGCAGGCTTTTTGTTGTTATAGCACTAGTGGTTGCAGTGGTCAGTCTAGGCAGTATGGTTCACTTTGAAAAAGGGGTTGCTGATCCGATCATTCCTAGCCGTCTATTCAAAAATCGTGATTTGATGATCGATTTTGCGTTATTTACCATCATTTGGGGTGCCTTTGTTGGTTTCTTGATCTATAGTCCGATGTGGGCGCAAGGATTGCTGGGTACTACGGCTTTAATTGGTGGGGCGACGCAGATCCCTAGCTCGTTCACTAACTTTATTGGTTCTGGTTCTGTAGCGCCACTGCGCAAATATTTTTCGCCACAAAAGGTATTGGCATTTGGCATCATTACGTTGACGATCGCCTTTGTTTTGTTGATGGGTGGTGTTAAAACACCGTATTGGCTGTTGTTGGTGGCTGGTGCTTTTGAAGGTTTAGGTAACGGTGCATGTTTCAATGAACTACAGGTTAAGGTGCAACAAGATGCTGAGCAACAAGATATTCCCGTGGCGACTTCGTTTAGCTTTTTGATTCGGATGCTTAGTCAAACTTTTACCGCCGCGATTTTTGGTTTGGTCATGAATAATGCGTTGCGCCAAGGAGTCACTAAGTCTAGTGGAACGATCACGATGAAAATGATGAATAAGCTAAGTGATGCGACTAATATTGATTCGTTACCGAGTCATCTGCTGCCGCAAATGCGATTGATTTTACATCATGGCCTGCACAATATCATGCTGTTGGCACTGATCTTAATGCTGATCTCGTTGGGAATCAATATTTGGGCCCAACATTTGGAAAAACAGGCCGCACGTAAAACAGCAGCTTGA
- a CDS encoding HIRAN domain-containing protein encodes MAKPFQPKYEPSRHLLDFHIAGFTYYDGLDVINELTLGKPVTLVAEPDNPADSEAIALYYHKHKLGYVPAAKNEFISKLLYFGYGAFLEARIQYMNKETHPERQFRVVVKLKDNRN; translated from the coding sequence ATGGCTAAACCTTTTCAACCCAAATACGAACCCAGCCGCCACCTACTTGATTTCCACATTGCCGGCTTTACTTATTACGACGGTCTTGATGTGATCAACGAGCTAACTTTAGGTAAACCCGTGACCCTAGTAGCCGAGCCAGATAACCCCGCTGACAGCGAAGCCATTGCGCTCTACTATCACAAGCACAAACTCGGCTACGTCCCAGCAGCTAAAAACGAATTCATCAGCAAGCTGCTGTATTTCGGCTATGGCGCTTTTTTAGAAGCGCGCATTCAATACATGAACAAAGAAACCCACCCTGAGCGCCAATTTCGCGTCGTCGTTAAGTTAAAAGATAATCGCAACTAA
- a CDS encoding helix-turn-helix domain-containing protein, which produces MAASIGALLKQTRQAQHLAQKTVAAGICSQPMLSAIEHDKYRPNAQLLISLCQRLGISLTEISLAHNFAVSQLPNLNARLAELCNQHCYQALADFLQSEAVLANISSVEQTQAYYYYLAVATLQVSADLTETQRLLHLSLASTGTTNTTLARLARISLGLIAAKLKAPRRTEHAIDQAMHNLAAIPYTENQNILFYLVALSYFYLQQYTLSLEWVARGIKFTTAHDSHYMLANFYHLLAQTAQIEEKADLALVAQQREQIFAELFQEKTYDQF; this is translated from the coding sequence ATGGCGGCAAGTATTGGGGCATTGTTAAAACAAACTCGACAAGCACAGCATTTAGCGCAAAAAACAGTTGCGGCGGGCATTTGTTCGCAGCCAATGTTATCAGCAATTGAACATGATAAGTATCGGCCAAATGCGCAGTTGTTGATCAGTTTATGCCAGCGCTTAGGGATCAGTCTGACCGAAATTAGTTTGGCGCATAATTTTGCCGTCAGTCAGTTGCCCAATTTAAATGCCCGTCTGGCGGAACTATGTAATCAGCATTGTTATCAGGCACTAGCCGATTTCTTGCAAAGCGAGGCCGTCTTAGCGAATATTAGTAGTGTTGAGCAGACCCAGGCCTACTATTATTATTTAGCAGTGGCAACTTTGCAGGTCAGTGCTGATTTAACGGAAACACAACGCTTACTGCATTTATCCCTGGCCAGTACAGGGACGACTAACACAACTTTGGCCCGTTTAGCGCGGATATCGTTGGGTTTGATCGCAGCTAAATTAAAGGCGCCGCGACGGACTGAGCACGCAATCGATCAAGCAATGCATAATTTAGCCGCTATACCATACACAGAAAATCAAAATATTTTATTCTATTTAGTGGCATTGAGTTATTTTTATTTGCAGCAGTACACGTTGTCATTGGAGTGGGTGGCTAGGGGAATTAAATTTACTACGGCGCATGATTCGCATTATATGCTAGCTAATTTTTATCATTTGTTAGCGCAAACTGCACAGATTGAGGAAAAAGCAGATCTAGCCTTAGTGGCGCAGCAACGGGAACAGATCTTTGCCGAGCTTTTTCAAGAAAAAACTTATGATCAATTCTAA
- a CDS encoding MarR family winged helix-turn-helix transcriptional regulator, producing the protein MIDEMDSYIRQFNLVAQKIRQYLNQQLKDLNLTASTYFFILKVGERGTLSQEELFKVIYLNPSNVTRRLNRLIKLGYVVKEKSPTDGRSRVIKLTALGQQQYQQLLQRLPQINQALVDSFDTQQRTILQQFLGIVDRDLDQLLSNKGDELNG; encoded by the coding sequence ATGATCGATGAAATGGACAGTTATATTCGGCAATTCAATCTGGTGGCGCAAAAAATTCGCCAATATTTGAATCAGCAGTTAAAGGACCTGAATTTAACAGCCAGCACGTATTTTTTCATTTTGAAAGTTGGTGAGCGGGGGACTTTATCGCAGGAAGAGCTATTTAAAGTCATCTATTTAAATCCCAGCAACGTAACTCGGCGGCTTAATCGGTTGATCAAACTCGGTTACGTTGTCAAAGAAAAGTCACCGACGGATGGTCGTAGCCGCGTGATTAAATTAACAGCTTTAGGTCAGCAGCAGTACCAACAGTTGCTTCAGCGCTTACCGCAGATCAATCAAGCGTTGGTCGATTCATTTGATACCCAACAACGTACAATTTTACAGCAATTTCTAGGGATAGTTGATCGTGATCTCGATCAATTATTGTCAAATAAGGGGGACGAACTAAATGGCTAA